Proteins encoded by one window of Streptomyces uncialis:
- a CDS encoding CapA family protein, with protein MTSHQPPCPCPGRPRPVPSGRTLTVLAVLLLGATATACAGGDTAPGQGPDRDRRPDTTADGSARPGKSGAAGKSGAPGSAGTSAGAGASGSAGASGTPGGGARGFTLAATGDVLPHDSIIRRAQSDSGGDGYDFRPMLAGVRPVISGADLAICHAETVYGADGDYTGYPDFRSPPEIAAALAATGYDSCSTATNHSLDDGPEGIDRTLDALDKAGVRHSGTARTATEARTPAWLRAGGAKVAHLSYTYGTNKPLPEDRPWAVSPMEPELILEDARAAREAGADVVVTSLHWGTEWQDEPDEDQLAVGEQLTAARSGDLPAIDLIIGTHAHVPQAYEKVNGTWIVYGMGDQIAGRMVNHEGDWDARGNESSIGRFTFAPPARPGERWRVSKAEFLPQWIDTGSGRVVNLNADAVADGTGPADVRDRIKEIVLSRGAAADGLTLGR; from the coding sequence ATGACCTCGCACCAACCTCCATGCCCGTGTCCCGGGCGTCCACGTCCCGTCCCCTCCGGACGGACGCTCACTGTCCTCGCCGTGCTGCTGCTCGGCGCCACCGCCACGGCCTGCGCGGGCGGGGACACCGCGCCCGGCCAGGGCCCGGACCGGGACCGGCGACCGGACACCACCGCCGACGGGTCCGCCCGCCCCGGGAAGTCGGGTGCCGCCGGGAAGTCGGGCGCCCCCGGCAGCGCGGGTACGTCGGCCGGTGCGGGCGCCTCGGGCAGCGCGGGCGCCTCGGGCACGCCGGGCGGCGGCGCCCGCGGCTTCACCCTCGCCGCCACCGGGGACGTCCTCCCGCACGACTCGATCATCCGCCGCGCGCAGTCCGACTCCGGCGGCGACGGCTACGACTTCCGCCCGATGCTCGCCGGGGTCCGCCCGGTGATCTCCGGCGCGGACCTGGCGATCTGCCACGCGGAGACGGTGTACGGCGCCGACGGCGACTACACCGGCTACCCGGACTTCCGGTCACCGCCCGAGATCGCCGCCGCGCTCGCCGCCACGGGCTACGACTCCTGCTCGACCGCCACCAACCACTCCCTGGACGACGGGCCCGAGGGCATCGACCGCACCCTCGACGCCCTGGACAAGGCGGGCGTACGGCACTCCGGCACCGCCCGCACCGCGACCGAGGCCCGTACCCCGGCCTGGCTGCGCGCCGGTGGTGCCAAGGTCGCCCACCTCTCCTACACCTACGGCACCAACAAGCCGCTGCCCGAGGACAGACCGTGGGCCGTCAGCCCGATGGAACCGGAACTGATCCTGGAGGACGCCCGCGCCGCCCGGGAGGCGGGCGCCGACGTGGTCGTCACCTCCCTGCACTGGGGCACCGAATGGCAGGACGAGCCGGACGAGGACCAACTGGCCGTCGGCGAGCAGCTGACCGCGGCCCGCAGCGGCGACCTGCCCGCCATCGATCTGATCATCGGTACGCACGCCCATGTCCCGCAGGCCTACGAGAAGGTCAACGGCACCTGGATCGTCTACGGCATGGGCGACCAGATCGCCGGTCGGATGGTCAACCACGAGGGCGACTGGGACGCCCGCGGCAACGAGAGCAGCATCGGACGCTTCACCTTCGCGCCCCCGGCCCGCCCCGGTGAGCGCTGGCGGGTGAGCAAGGCCGAGTTCCTGCCGCAGTGGATCGACACCGGGAGCGGCCGGGTCGTGAACCTGAACGCCGACGCGGTCGCCGACGGTACGGGGCCCGCCGATGTCCGCGACCGCATCAAGGAGATCGTCCTCAGCCGCGGCGCCGCCGCCGACGGCCTGACCCTGGGCCGCTGA
- a CDS encoding anti-sigma factor family protein encodes MSPQARHQDVAAYALGVLEPADAIRFEEHLDECVACMVRLGDLSRVVTLLAPFEGPRAEERPPLERPSGELLDRLLTEVGARQTRRRTLRMRLIGAAAALVLGAPLAAYTLGGHGPDAPHPPVAGAPAVQSLRGTDPLSGARASVRLTDRRWGTEVALSLARVQGPLVCALIAVGRDGTRQTVATWAVPAPGGRDVLGAVDRREAPVISGGTALPRADIARFEIRTRDGRLLMTVNP; translated from the coding sequence ATGAGCCCGCAAGCGCGGCACCAGGACGTCGCCGCCTACGCTCTCGGCGTCCTGGAACCGGCCGACGCCATCCGCTTCGAGGAACACCTCGACGAGTGCGTGGCGTGCATGGTCCGGCTCGGTGACCTGTCCCGGGTGGTCACGCTCCTGGCGCCGTTCGAAGGGCCCCGGGCCGAGGAACGGCCGCCCCTGGAACGGCCTTCCGGGGAACTCCTCGACCGGCTGCTGACCGAGGTGGGCGCCCGGCAGACCCGACGCCGGACCCTGCGGATGCGGCTGATCGGAGCCGCCGCCGCGCTGGTCCTCGGCGCGCCCCTCGCCGCGTACACGCTCGGCGGCCACGGGCCGGACGCACCGCACCCGCCGGTGGCCGGCGCCCCGGCCGTCCAGAGTCTGCGCGGGACCGATCCGCTCAGCGGGGCCAGGGCCTCCGTACGGCTGACGGACCGCCGCTGGGGCACCGAGGTGGCGCTCAGCCTGGCCCGGGTCCAGGGCCCGCTGGTCTGCGCGCTGATCGCGGTGGGCCGCGACGGCACCCGGCAGACCGTGGCCACCTGGGCGGTACCGGCACCCGGCGGACGTGATGTCCTGGGGGCCGTGGACCGGCGCGAAGCCCCGGTGATCTCGGGCGGCACCGCGCTCCCCCGCGCGGACATCGCCCGGTTCGAGATCCGGACCAGGGACGGACGGCTGCTGATGACGGTGAATCCCTGA